A stretch of Pogona vitticeps strain Pit_001003342236 chromosome 5, PviZW2.1, whole genome shotgun sequence DNA encodes these proteins:
- the ALG10 gene encoding dol-P-Glc:Glc(2)Man(9)GlcNAc(2)-PP-Dol alpha-1,2-glucosyltransferase isoform X1, with the protein MRTEATGEKKGNPRPRDAAFSLVTGRLPLSKAPPSLGPVELGSTRLQEIKCRPAPTHQPGQTALAAEPTAPPEGRGADSPGWLRRLSGAARECCSLSLSAPAAGMERSEAYYFSAAFSCAFLVSCLLFSAVNRQQRSPYMDEAFHVPQAQAYCEGRFKQWDPMITTLPGLYLVSVGIVKPAAWLFGWSGSVVCSTGMLRFINLLFSLGNFYLLYLLFCRNHHKKAASGFQRILSTLTITILPVLYFFTFLYYTDTGSAFFTLFAYLMCLYGNHKTSALLGFCGFMFRQINIVWTVFCGGSVIAQKLNEAWKMELSKKKDQKSLPPKGSFAELIRVFKFLLEYLTSLKNLSTLVLLTWPYITMVVVFVTFVALNGGIVVGDRSSHEACLHFPQLFYFFSFVLFFSFPHMVTPNKVVSFLRSVRTHLLQYSIVTIVSLFLVWKFTYTHKYLLADNRHYPFYVWRKIFQRHELVKYILVPIYIFAGWSLMDALKAKSVFWNLVYFVCLLAATVPQKLLEFRYFILPYIIFRLNISMPSPWKLFLELAFYALVNVITFHLFLNKPFQWPNSEEIQRFMW; encoded by the exons ATGAGAACAGAAGCCacgggggaaaagaaaggaaacccGAGGCCCAGGGACGCTGCTTTCTCTCTCGTTACTGGCAGGCTTCCCCTTTCGAAAGCCCCACCGAGTTTGGGTCCGGTTGAACTCGGCTCTACCCGCCTCCAGGAAATAAAATGCCGACCGGCTCCAACTCACCAGCCAGGCCAGACCGCTCTTGCCGCCGAGCCGACAGCGCCTCCCGAGGGCCGCGGCGCCGACTCGCCGGGTTGGCTTCGTCGGCTGAGCGGCGCCGCCCGGGagtgctgctctctctctctctctgctcccgcTGCTGGAATGGAGCGCTCCGAGGCCTACTACTTCTCGGCGGCCTTCAGCTGCGCCTTCCTCGTTTCCTGCCTGCTTTTTTCGGCGGTGAACCGTCAGCAACGCTCGCCGTACATGGACGAGGCCTTCCACGTCCCTCAAGCGCAGGCCTATTGCGAAGGCCGCTTCAAGCAG tGGGATCCAATGATTACTACATTGCCTGGTTTGTACTTGGTATCAGTTGGAATTGTGAAGCCTGCAGCATGGCTGTTTGGGTGGTCTGGAAGTGTGGTCTGCTCTACAGGAATGCTCAGATTCATTAATCTTCTTTTCAGTCTTGGGAACTTCTATTTACTGTACCTGCTTTTTTGCAGAAATCATCATAAAAAG GCTGCCTCGGGGTTCCAGAGAATCTTATCAACCTTGACCATAACAATATTGccagttctttattttttcacattCCTTTATTATACCGATACAGGGTCGGCATTTTTTACTCTCTTTGCATATTTAATGTGCCTTTATGGCAATCATAAAACTTCAGCACTGCTTGGATTCTGCGGCTTTATGTTTCGGCAGATAAACATTGTATGGACTGTCTTCTGCGGTGGAAGTGTTATTGCTCAAAAACTAAATGAGGCATGGAAAATGGAATTGTCGAAAAAGAAGGACCAGAAGAGCTTACCCCCAAAGGGATCCTTTGCAGAACTAATCAGAGTCTTCAAATTTCTTCTGGAGTACCTCACATCGCTTAAAAACCTCAGCACTCTTGTTCTTCTGACGTGGCCATACATCACTATGGTGGTGGTGTTCGTTACTTTTGTGGCCCTCAATGGTGGCATTGTTGTTGGTGACAGAAGCAGCCATGAAGCCTGCCTGCATTTCCCTCAgctcttctatttcttttcttttgttctctttttttcatttcctcacATGGTGACCCCAAACAAAGTTGTCAGTTTTCTTCGTTCTGTGAGGACACACTTGTTGCAATATAGCATTGTCACCATTGTCTCTTTGTTCCTCGTTTGGAAGTTTACGTACACTCATAAGTATTTGCTTGCAGATAACAGACATTACCCATTTTATGTGTGGAGAAAAATCTTCCAGAGACATGAGCTTGTGAAGTATATATTAGTTCCAATCTATATATTTGCTGGCTGGAGTTTGATGGATGCATTGAAGGCAAAATCTGTTTTCTGGAACTTGGTATATTTTGTATGTTTACTTGCAGCCACGGTTCCTCAAAAGCTGCTAGAATTTCGTTATTTCATTTTGCCATATATCATATTTAGATTGAATATTTCTATGCCATCACCTTGGAAACTTTTCCTTGAATTGGCTTTCTATGCTTTGGTGAATGTCAtaactttccatttatttttgaaCAAACCATTTCAGTGGCCAAATAGTGAAGAAATACAGAGGTTTATGTGGTGA
- the ALG10 gene encoding dol-P-Glc:Glc(2)Man(9)GlcNAc(2)-PP-Dol alpha-1,2-glucosyltransferase isoform X2 has protein sequence MRTEATGEKKGNPRPRDAAFSLVTGRLPLSKAPPSLGPVELGSTRLQEIKCRPAPTHQPGQTALAAEPTAPPEGRGADSPGWLRRLSGAARECCSLSLSAPAAGMERSEAYYFSAAFSCAFLVSCLLFSAVNRQQRSPYMDEAFHVPQAQAYCEGRFKQWDPMITTLPGLYLVSVGIVKPAAWLFGWSGSVVCSTGMLRFINLLFSLGNFYLLYLLFCRNHHKKADVGVHLKDI, from the exons ATGAGAACAGAAGCCacgggggaaaagaaaggaaacccGAGGCCCAGGGACGCTGCTTTCTCTCTCGTTACTGGCAGGCTTCCCCTTTCGAAAGCCCCACCGAGTTTGGGTCCGGTTGAACTCGGCTCTACCCGCCTCCAGGAAATAAAATGCCGACCGGCTCCAACTCACCAGCCAGGCCAGACCGCTCTTGCCGCCGAGCCGACAGCGCCTCCCGAGGGCCGCGGCGCCGACTCGCCGGGTTGGCTTCGTCGGCTGAGCGGCGCCGCCCGGGagtgctgctctctctctctctctgctcccgcTGCTGGAATGGAGCGCTCCGAGGCCTACTACTTCTCGGCGGCCTTCAGCTGCGCCTTCCTCGTTTCCTGCCTGCTTTTTTCGGCGGTGAACCGTCAGCAACGCTCGCCGTACATGGACGAGGCCTTCCACGTCCCTCAAGCGCAGGCCTATTGCGAAGGCCGCTTCAAGCAG tGGGATCCAATGATTACTACATTGCCTGGTTTGTACTTGGTATCAGTTGGAATTGTGAAGCCTGCAGCATGGCTGTTTGGGTGGTCTGGAAGTGTGGTCTGCTCTACAGGAATGCTCAGATTCATTAATCTTCTTTTCAGTCTTGGGAACTTCTATTTACTGTACCTGCTTTTTTGCAGAAATCATCATAAAAAG